A window of the Paralichthys olivaceus isolate ysfri-2021 chromosome 5, ASM2471397v2, whole genome shotgun sequence genome harbors these coding sequences:
- the LOC138407779 gene encoding SH3 and multiple ankyrin repeat domains protein 1-like, giving the protein MPPKKGDPKSAAKKGKAEEPKKGGKDDKKGGKKAEEPPAKGKGKDDGKKGKGKKPVSESEEGSEEEEEIQSEEEESDDSEEEQPKKPVKIDKGKGKAALKGASKAMAVKGFKPPSKQSPPPEDEESEEEKGKPQVKKGMAAVNLKKMSDVHIKGASKAMMGFAAEGQKKNVGAGKAQKAVDARSHLKGASRALTGLTGKSSPFSLPSKQQQPEKAKPKRNLKSTSRLFLRLSKKKKPPAEGKPLLGTSKLFAGFGAKSTSAVKKPGLSGFSLFNKKDAVEKETTPPKKTLNLSNLGGKGKMAAEAKGLGGKFKGMFGKKKEESRFKTKSWMLGRMAAATNWLTGRFLTSKGQGRLGARAGGQGRKHLSFANRDNRGRQTEYYNEGFEYDDDEYGYEEEYQDRWRPRGPHRQHMDFDSYDPYEEEMDYYDDEEWEDEYGYYDDEGNFYYDDEFYYDDGMDHYGYPYGYYDDEYEDYYGDEGMEYYYGEDGMLYAMDPHSYYGEAMDSFYDPYDPELYGDYFDHDIYNYGMSEPYGMMSGGYDVVSGLYDNQMLGYREPAAVHNPYQQPFYIDARLDPAESGHLYGQEQLSYPVAEPLAEQFRVPRPQVMLFGKDRLDVETLPPPPVYSHPSSPIYLPPNPALALNNLERMPDIQYEQPFPTYVPTQPHYSTVMNQQPTPIPSRQAPSPTAMVYQQEPFPLPQFTHPPLSVSPSHLSPYPLPQQLASQVYLPSLPQDPQMFQMGQMLPPVTPIQPVMPPLMRSPLHSPVASPRPVRRLSPLPSPQISMRPGSMRSIAPPSPRLSQQQHMAFQTGIQPDPHLSPRLHRKGLPHRASMAGQRQTQPQHERRRPPSPPVSSPHQRTRMSIRPQPSLSRGVEGTGLRRGPSTVRPQSPLSSPLASPRGSMRKRVSPPPSPRLSFRQQPPPDAVPLPSARPHFLKGGKQMSKIRRSPSPSLRSPQRQSPPLAERSHSPPQAFRPASPHRPPSPSSSRITSRNLPTRSSTRRLRGLARGQSHVPMGTVKPSPANPYLQRRSRHGPPVTQHVAPFRSSVHSGPASPTGQIGGVAGTPMLSRRGSRTAGLRESQRMGAPQGGFHRPVGRGQPLVRMPRNQPSLQSRQSFRAPPPVPPVSPQPLLKQNGPLSPQPSVRRLQSRPPSPQPLQHRSPLLSRSASPMHHLSHPPSPLPYRAMSPHGRGPTSFQPPLSQPSLPPGSLLPSQSVTQYDYTMMEPGPSPMLTNALPNPQVVGAPFHPSPIPSSIPYSTTAYSSPLQRPTSPQTQHDIYPQVLPQVPPSSPHLGRMLQNPYLQNGSNTTPLQRGSSPLPGGQGEISGGVQVNQKESPYATLGLSNALMQNSRLRSASYSSPLQRNANLNTTVFSSPQAEATLASSVPSSPQLSSALLNSQLANASFSSPLQRHLSPMTPGPPPTTPQQGTMRGASPLFSGGLRTSQIQSSMFRLPGGTLTMPRGPVGSPIATDIGGTVSGGERLSPMMLSNALQNPSLRQATYRLPDGSFVTRTEPAELSSGPSPLSSPMLSSALLNPSLRQATYRLPDGTLVTRTEPTPAPAPSSPMLSSALLNTGVRKATYRLPDGTLVTRNEPASQPVTSSSPMLSSALLNSNVRQASYRLPDGSILTRQGEETQTAESTVSSPGLSSALMNANLRKAKFQLPGGSSLFSKNQPQASSSASTSPLLSGALLNTNLRGASYRLPDTSLLRQPGSADTSEPRSLDLSNALRNKNLRSATYRLPDGTLISRPQPASSPRTLDLSNALSKNQNLREAKYRLPDGNIMTRLGAPRTPEPRSLDLSGALQNPHLRQASFRLPSSYAVVSPQVQGSGPEQHWAQGSGTEGLELQQDVDVWDAERVLPHGTVQNLNKWSMYRDGELLEPHSMMEQGNAGDESGEWNLSREGEPQGHWFDKVNVLNDSYMLTH; this is encoded by the coding sequence ATGCCACCTAAAAAAGGTGACCCAAAGTCAGCTGCCAAGAAAGGCAAAGCAGAGGAGCCTAAAAAGGGAGGGAAAGATGACAAGAAAGGGGGAAAGAAAGCAGAGGAGCCACCAGCCAAGGGGAAAGGAAAGGATGATGGGAAGaagggaaaaggaaagaaacctgtcagtgagtcagaggagggctcagaggaagaagaggagattcagagtgaggaagaggagagtgaTGACAGTGAAGAAGAACAACCCAAGAAGCCAGTAAAGATAGATAAAGGGAAAGGGAAAGCAGCTCTGAAAGGTGCATCCAAGGCCATGGCTGTGAAGGGTTTTAAGCCTCCCTCTAAACAGTCACCTCCacctgaggatgaggagagtgaagaagagaaggGGAAGCCACAGGTGAAGAAAGGGATGGCTGCAGTAAATCTGAAAAAGATGAGTGATGTCCATATTAAAGGAGCCTCTAAGGCCATGATGGGTTTTGCTGCAGAAGGGCAAAAAAAGAATGTAGGTGCAGGAAAAGCACAGAAGGCAGTAGATGCCAGATCTCACCTGAAAGGAGCCTCCAGAGCCCTGACAGGCCTCACAGGAAAATCTTCTCCTTTTAGCTTGCCCTCTAAACAGCAGCAACCAGAGAAAGCCAAGCCAAAAAGAAACCTTAAAAGCACCTCCCGTCTCTTTCTACGActctcaaagaaaaagaagcccCCTGCTGAGGGTAAACCACTTTTGGGCACCAGCAAGCTTTTTGCTGGGTTTGGGGCTAAATCAACTTCTGCCGTCAAAAAGCCAGGTCTCTCTGGATTCAgtttattcaataaaaaagatgcTGTTGAAAAAGAAACCACACCCCCAAAAAAGACGCTAAATCTATCAAATTTAGGGGGAAAGGGGAAAATGGCAGCGGAGGCGAAGGGATTGGGAGGGAAATTTAAAGGCATGTttgggaaaaagaaagaggaatcACGGTTCAAGACTAAAAGCTGGATGTTGGGAAGGATGGCTGCAGCAACTAACTGGCTGACAGGGAGGTTTCTGACAAGTAAGGGTCAAGGTCGACTAGGGGCAAGAGCAGGAGGACAGGGGCGGAAGCATCTATCGTTTGCCAACAGGGACAatagagggagacagacagaatatTACAACGAGGGCTTtgaatatgatgatgatgagtacGGATATGAGGAAGAGTATCAAGACAGGTGGAGACCAAGAGGCCCCCACAGACAACACATGGACTTTGACTCATACGACCCTTATGAGGAGGAAATGGATTACTATGACGATGAAGAGTGGGAAGATGAATATGGTTACTATGATGATGAGGGCAACTTTTATTATGATGATGAGTTTTACTATGATGATGGCATGGATCACTATGGTTACCCTTATGGCTATTATGATGACGAGTATGAAGATTACTATGGCGATGAAGGGATGGAGTATTACTATGGTGAAGATGGAATGCTGTATGCAATGGATCCACACAGTTACTATGGGGAGGCCATGGATAGTTTCTATGACCCATACGACCCGGAGCTCTATGGAGATTACTTCGACCATGATATATATAACTATGGGATGTCAGAGCCATATGGCATGATGAGTGGTGGCTATGATGTTGTTTCAGGCCTATATGATAACCAAATGCTTGGCTATAGAGAACCTGCTGCTGTACACAACCCTTATCAGCAACCTTTCTATATAGATGCTAGGCTGGATCCAGCTGAGTCAGGACATCTATATGGACAGGAGCAGCTGTCTTACCCTGTAGCCGAGCCATTAGCAGAGCAGTTCAGGGTCCCCAGGCCCCAGGTAATGCTGTTTGGTAAAGACAGACTAGATGTAGAAACCCTACCACCTCCGCCTGTTTATTCACATCCCTCCTCCCCAATATATCTCCCTCCCAACCCAGCTCTTGCCCTCAACAATCTGGAAAGGATGCCGGATATACAGTATGAGCAGCCCTTCCCCACATATGTTCCAACGCAGCCCCATTACTCCACTGTCATGAACCAACAACCAACCCCCATTCCTTCCAGACAAGCCCCCTCGCCCACAGCTATGGTCTATCAGCAGGAgccctttcctcttcctcagtttactcaccctcctctctctgtttctccaagTCACTTGTCCCCATATCCCCTTCCACAGCAACTGGCCTCTCAAGTTTACCTCCCATCCCTTCCCCAAGACCCACAAATGTTTCAGATGGGGCAAATGTTGCCACCTGTCACACCAATACAGCCAGTGATGCCTCCACTGATGCGTTCACCATTGCATTCACCAGTGGCCTCACCTAGACCAGTGCGAAGACTGAGCCCCCTTCCATCGCCACAGATCTCAATGAGGCCAGGATCAATGAGGTCAATTGCCCCTCCATCACCTCGCCtctcacaacagcaacacatggCCTTCCAAACAGGCATCCAGCCGGacccccatctctctcctcGTTTACATAGGAAAGGGCTCCCTCACCGGGCCTCCATGGCAGGTCAGAGGCAAACTCAACCCCAACATGAGAGGCGACGACCACCTAGCCCACCTGTTTCTTCACCACACCAAAGAACAAGGATGTCAATTAGGCCTCAGCCATCCCTGTCAAGAGGAGTGGAGGGGACTGGATTACGCAGGGGTCCATCGACTGTCCGACCTCAGTCTCCACTTTCTAGCCCCCTAGCTTCACCCCGGGGATCAATGAGGAAGAGAGTAAGTCCACCACCTTCCCCTAGACTCTCTTTTAGACAGCAACCCCCTCCAGATGCTGTGCCTTTGCCATCTGCCAGACCACATTTCCTCAAAGGTGGAAAACAAATGTCCAAGATAAGACGttccccctctccttccctaCGATCCCCACAAAGACAGAGCCCCCCTCTAGCAGAGAGATCTCACTCCCCCCCTCAAGCATTCCGCCCCGCTTCTCCCCATCGCCCTCCTTCCCCTTCCTCATCCCGTATCACCAGTCGCAACCTCCCTACCCGGTCCTCTACTCGCAGGTTAAGGGGGCTTGCAAGAGGTCAAAGTCACGTGCCCATGGGGACTGTGAAACCTTCCCCAGCTAACCCCTACTTACAGAGACGCAGCAGACATGGACCCCCTGTCACTCAGCATGTAGCCCCATTCAGGTCATCTGTCCATAGTGGCCCAGCCTCTCCTACAGGACAAATAGGGGGCGTAGCTGGAACACCCATGTTATCCCGGAGAGGCTCCAGGACTGCAGGGTTAAGGGAGTCACAACGAATGGGTGCTCCCCAAGGAGGCTTCCACAGACCTGTGGGCAGGGGACAACCGCTAGTCCGTATGCCCAGAAATCAACCATCCCTTCAATCTAGGCAGTCATTCAGAGCTCCTCCTCCAGTGCCTCCTGTCTCCCCACAGCCGTTATTAAAACAGAATGGTCCTCTTTCTCCCCAGCCATCAGTGCGTAGGCTGCAAAGTAGACCACCATCTCCACAACCACTGCAGCATCGATCCCCTCTGCTCAGCCGTTCAGCTTCTCCCATGCACCATCTATCTCACCCACCCTCCCCATTGCCTTACAGGGCAATGAGCCCACATGGTCGAGGGCCAACATCTTTTCAACCTCCACTGTCTCAACCAAGTCTTCCTCCTGGCTCTCTCCTACCATCTCAGAGTGTTACCCAGTATGACTACACAATGATGGAACCAGGCCCATCCCCAATGCTTACCAATGCTTTACCAAACCCTCAGGTTGTAGGTGCTCCTTTCCATCCCTCTCCTATTCCTTCCTCCATCCCTTACTCCACCACTGCTTATTCTTCTCCTTTACAGAGACCAACCTCACCCCAAACACAGCATGACATCTACCCTCAAGTTCTCCCTCAAGTACCACCCTCATCACCTCATCTAGGACGCATGCTCCAGAACCCTTATCTTCAGAATGGCAGCAACACAACACCTTTACAGAGAGGCTCTTCGCCCTTACCTGGTGGACAGGGGGAGATATCAGGGGGAGTACAGGTGAACCAGAAGGAGAGCCCATATGCTACTCTTGGTTTATCCAATGCCTTAATGCAGAACTCTCGTTTGCGCAGTGCCTCATACTCATCTCCTCTACAACGCAATGCCAACCTCAATACAACGGTCTTCTCATCCCCTCAGGCAGAAGCCACTCTTGCCTCTTCTGTACCCTCCTCCCCACAATTGTCTTCTGCTTTACTTAACTCTCAGCTAGCTAATGCTTCCTTTTCCTCACCCCTTCAGCGCCACCTCTCCCCCATGACTCCTGGTCCTCCTCCCACTACACCTCAACAGGGGACTATGAGAGGTGCATCCCCACTCTTTTCTGGTGGACTCCGAACCTCTCAGATCCAGAGCTCCATGTTCAGGCTTCCAGGTGGCACTTTGACAATGCCTCGGGGCCCTGTTGGGTCTCCTATTGCCACTGATATTGGGGGTACTGTTAGTGGTGGTGAGAGGCTGTCACCCATGATGCTCTCTAATGCCCTGCAGAACCCAAGCCTACGCCAGGCAACATATCGACTCCCTGATGGCTCATTTGTCACCAGAACTGAACCTGCAGAACTTTCCTCAGGTCCATCCCCACTCTCGTCCCCAATGCTGTCCTCTGCCTTGCTCAATCCCAGTTTGCGACAGGCCACATATCGTTTGCCTGATGGCACTCTTGTAACCAGGACAGAACCCACACCCGCACCTGCCCCTTCTTCACCAATGCTTTCCTCCGCACTTTTGAACACTGGTGTACGTAAAGCCACATACCGGCTGCCAGATGGAACTTTGGTTACAAGGAATGAGCCAGCATCTCAGCCTgtcacctcttcctctcctatgctctcctctgctcttctcaaTTCCAATGTTCGTCAGGCCTCTTATCGATTACCAGATGGTTCAATTCTGACACGTCAAGGAGAGGAGACGCAGACAGCTGAGAGTACAGTATCATCTCCGGGGCTGTCGAGTGCTCTGATGAATGCTAACCTTCGTAAAGCAAAATTCCAGCTCCCAGGGGGATCATCACTGTTTTCAAAGAACCAACCGCAagcttcctcctctgcctccactaGTCCTCTCCTTTCTGGTGCCTTGCTAAACACCAACCTCCGGGGTGCCTCCTACAGACTCCCAGACACATCACTATTGAGGCAGCCTGGTTCAGCAGATACCTCTGAGCCACGCTCTCTTGACCTGTCTAATGCTCTTCGTAACAAAAACCTACGATCTGCCACCTACCGTTTACCAGATGGAACTCTGATCAGCCGTCCTCAGCCTGCTTCCTCACCCCGAACACTTGACCTGTCTAATGCTTTATCAAAGAACCAAAACCTTCGCGAGGCAAAGTACCGTCTCCCCGATGGCAACATCATGACACGGCTTGGTGCCCCTAGGACTCCAGAACCTCGCTCGCTTGACCTCTCTGGTGCTCTGCAGAACCCTCACCTCAGACAGGCTTCTTTCCGCCTCCCCTCCTCATATGCTGTAGTATCACCCCAGGTGCAGGGATCTGGACCAGAACAGCACTGGGCACAGGGATCTGGAACTGAAGGCTTGGAACTCCAGCAAGATGTGGACGTATGGGATGCAGAGAGGGTTCTACCTCATGGGACGGTGCAGAACCTCAATAAGTGGTCCATGTACAGAGATGGGGAGCTGCTGGAGCCCCACAGCATGATGGAACAGGGGAATGCGGGGGATGAATCGGGGGAATGGAATCTCAGCAGGGAGGGGGAACCACAGGGGCACTGGTTTGACAAGGTAAACGTTTTGAATGATTCATACATGTTGACACACTAG